TCCCGTCCTTCCTTCATTAGCGTACACCGGTAGAACCCCGTACCGCCTAACGGTGAGGGTTCTCTGTGGAGGGAGTTTATAAGAGGACTCATGCCGAAATATTAATTACATTATTTCCCTATATATCGCTGGACTCGAACAGACGCATGGCGATGAGGTTCCGCGTCCCCCGCCGAAGCCGGTCCGAAACGGCACGGTTGGAGATCCCGAAGTGTGCGCCCAACTCCGCTTGGGATATCTCCCGTGGGTTGTCGTAGTAGCCTTCTCGATAGGCTGTGAGCAACGTTTCGCGCTGTTTCGGTGTTACCGGTTGGGTGTCCCCTTCGACCAACTCGGCAAGGTCGTAGAGACGCTGCAGGTGAACGGAGATCCCCTGCTGCTCGAACACCTCCTGGAACGACGTGAACGCCTCGGGGTCTTGTGTCCGAACCTCGAAGCGCCAGTGGTCGGACGTACCGGTTGCCTCGATGATGGTCGCATTCAGGCGTTTGATACCCTCGATGAGCTCCGCTTCCGGTGACCACTCTGCACGAAACAACGCACCTCCGTCAAAACGTTCGAGTAGGTCGACGTCTGCTACGTTCGGCTCCATTCCGGCACGCTCCATGAACCGTTCCGGTTGCTCCCCCCACACCCAGAAGAACGGCAACGCTGCTTCCTGTGTGGGGACGATCCGTTCGATCTCGATGCGAACGTCTGGCATCTCGACGAGAGCGTCTCCGCCAGGTAGCGCCTCTGCCGGAACCGTGAACTCAGCGACAACGCTCATGGGGTGGCTTTCAATATCTATCTATGTAGAATTATTGGTACAGGGTATCGAACCGCATGGAGTCTCTCTACATCGCTCACTTTTCATTCCATTGACCGAGTGTCGGGGCTGCGGACTACGTACTTTCTATTCGTCGACCAATTCCGAGGCACGCTGGAGTATCCTGTGAAGGCTATGCTAGCTAGAGAAGCCTGTCCATTACTGAGGACGACCGGATGGCCTCCACCTCGCTCGCCGAACACTCTACTATCCTATACAGAGAGGACCGCCGCTACACAGAACCGGTGATAGCCTGCGAAGGCACGCATGAGCTCATATTTCCTCGGGTGTGTTTAGGCTTCATACCATCTAGGCGAACGTTCGTTAAAGCTGTCGGCGGGCACGGGAGTACTAGCGACGACCGCCACTGGCGGACTCGGGTACTTCCTCGCGAGAATCTTTTCGACGTCTTCGATCTCCAGTGCCCAAATCGAGAACGGGACGCCCCACCCTACTGAGTAAGCGTTCTGAATCCCGTCCTGGGTAACGATAGGTATCTCAAACGAATCTGCGACTCGTATACCTATAGCCCAAAGAACGATGATCGAGGACGTTGGACGGCGTGACTGTATCGGCGGGGGTATTCCACGGTCGCATTGGATCGTTCAATCCGTGACCCGGCGGGACATCATCACCGCTGGCGGGTACGTACCCTTTCCTCGGGTGCTTTCGTTGCCACTGCGCCCAGAGTTTGTCCACGAAACAGTGGTGGAGGAAGAAGACTGGGTCGTTCGGTGAGGTATGGTCCGACATGGAGCCACCGACCCAGATGTGTACTAGGTTGTGGAACGCGGGTGTGGGATCGCCGTATTCATCCCGGAATCCTTCCAGCACATTCCGGAAGCTAGGATACGACGACGCGTTCCACTGAAACGGATCGGGCTCGCGCCGTTTCGATCGGTCGTATGGAACGATCTCGAGCAGGCCCGGGTTCGAGGAATCACCGCGGACTGATCCCGGGGAGGGCAAGAGCGGATCGACGTCGGTCCGCTCGAAGAATCGATCCCGGCCGAGCGTGCGTCGCAGACCCTCGTCGATCTCGTTGATGTCGTGGTCGATTATCGTCCAGCTCCGTTCGTCCGACTCGGACGGACGATACGCGAACGGTCCCGTGTTCACGTAATCGTTGTCCTCCGGGTCGCCGTCTCCTCCGATAAGCTCTTCGAGATCCTGCGACCAGCCGAACGTGTTACTAGCCGGATCACTCAACTCAACGTCTTCCGTCCAGTCCCAGTACGGCAGCATCACCCCCGGGACCTCGGATTGGAGGTCCTGTTCGAATCGTCGAAGAAACTCCCGATGCCAGGGTAAAAACGCGGGCCCCCTGTGAGCACTGTTTCGGAAGTTTGCTCCGGAGGTGCCAGGAGGAACCGTTTCGCCTGGTGCCAGGGTTGGATTCATCACCCCTTCTACGTGCCATCGGACGTACTTGGCGTATTCACCGCTCTCCTTCAACGCCCACACTGCACGGATGAAGTCCTCCTTCTCAACTCTCGTGAGTTCTCGAACGTTCTTCCTGTTGGTCACGCGTCCTCCACCTCTTCTAGTGCACCTTCGATAGTAGCCCAGTGATCCACAAGATCCCTCGATAAGTTCTCCAGCGAGGCGTACCGCCTGTACGGGAGGAACCTCGTGTAGTACCCGCTTTCCTCGGCGAGCACGTTCAGCCGCTTTCCGTCGATGATTATCTCCGGAGGACCGTCCGCTCCTTCGTCGTCCACGATAGTAATTTCCTTTCCGCCGTATTCATCGTAATTTCTTGTCATGGTTCTACTCTACACAGTGAGCCGTCGTATCCCGATATACGTTCGCTCACTCGTCCGTATGGACCGTCAGACGATATATTCAAATAGATGTCATGGTATTGAGATGTTATCTTCGGGTGCTGTCTATCGAACCCCTCGCCAAGGGTGCAGTCCTCGAGTGGCTGATTCGGTTGTGTCGGATCGGAGGGACGGACGGACCACTTCGGCGTAGTAGTCACGACGGGTGGCGACGCTCTGCGAGTCGCCAGCATCCCATTTCGTGTACGTGACGTCGTTGATTCGGTGACAGCCTGCTTTAGCGACCGATGCGAACGTTGGCGGATGGTTATGGGCTCACCACCTCCCCTTTCTCGAGCTCAACTGGCTCCGTTACCTCGCGGCCGTCTCCGTGTCGTTCCGGTGGACTGATCTCGACGTGGACGTGGTTGTCGTGACCCGGTGCCCTAGTGGACAGCCCCTCGGCAATTAGCTCTGGGTCGTTGAACAGCACCCGATGGAGCAGTGGTTCCTCGGAGATCGCCCGCACCATCGCTCGCATGGCCTCACGATCGTAGTGGGGGTGGCGGAACGTGGTCATACCCGGAGCGGTACCGTCCGTCCTTGGCAGCCGGAGGTCGACACAGAGGCCGGTCTCGTGGCCGCTGTGATCGGGCGTATCCCCGCCTCGACGGGGGCTCGCGTCGTTTACCGTAATCGGTGCAGCCCGGTCGACCCGCGATCGGTAGCTCTCCTGATAGCGGCGACCGGCCGACTCGAGTGTCGCCGCTAACCAGCTCGTCCCGTACTCGTGGTCGTCCCAGTGCTGTTCGGCCACCTCCACGTTGTAGAAGCCCTCCGGGCCGTCCCGGGAGCCGACAGGCATCCGCTGCCACCGCGGCGGGTTCGCGCTCGTGAGCCAGGCGTACGTCGGTCCGGGGACGTCCACGCGGCCGTCGCCTCGTACCTGCCGTCGCCCCGCAACGATCGACTGGACGAGGTTGATCGTGCGCCTGAGCTCGGCGTCGACACGGCTACCCGTCTCGAGCCAGTCGAAGCCGAGCGCGCGCAACCGATCGCGTAGTGCCCGGACATCTTCGAAACGGTTCTCGCCGCCAGCGCCGACGCTGGCTTCGATCAGAGGTGCCTCTCCGTCGCCGTTTCTGGACTCCTCGTCGACGATCCTGACCGACGGCGCTTCAGCGTACTCCTCGTCATAAATGGAGGCGTCCCAGTGATGCCAGCCTGTCTCGCCGTAGGCGGTGAACACGCGGTAGTGAATCCGCGAGGTGCCGTCCTTGCGCAACCGCTCCCAGACCGCTCTCGACGGAACGTATTCGGCGAGCGTCTGCCGGACCACCGATTCCTGGCCGTACATCGGGAAGAAGTTCGACGATCGGCGTTCGTCGCCGTGATTCTCCCCGTGAAACAGCTCGGGGCGAGTCGCAAACTCCACCTGGTAGTGAGTGAACCCCGCGAGGTCGACCCGGAACCGCGGCGGATCTGCGCCGGCATCGGCAGTCGATGGTCCGACGATCGATGGGCGCGAAGCGACCTGCCCGCCCACCACCTCCTCGACCGCGGCGCCCGCGTTGATCCGGCCGAACCCGTAGCGGTCGTGGTGGCCCTCCCCCACGTTGCCGATGTCGTCACAGGTGTCGATCATCGTCCACAGCACGTCCTCCCACCCGAGATCAGGGTCGGCGTCTATGACGAGCGCGGCGACGCCGGCCGCACAGGGCGCCGCGTAGCTCGTCCCTGTACCGATCTGGTACCGGTCGTCCGACCCCGTGCTGAGGACGCGTGTTCCGGGTGCCAGAAGGTCCAGCGCCGCTCCGTACGCTGAGCCGTCCTCTGAGTCGCTCTCGTTCGATCGACCCACGGCGATCGTGTTCGCGTGAGCGGCGACCTGATCCGTTCCACCGGGGCCCTCGATTGGGACGTTGCCGTTGCTCACCGCCCAGAAGACCGGCGCACCGAGTCCCCCACGGCCTCGTTCGACGACCGAGTCGATCGCATCCATCAGGACCGAGTGCATTGTCCAGGAGGCACCGGTGCTCGGACCGAGGCTGCAGACGACTACATCCGCACCGTCGCTCGCATCGAGTCCCGCGTTTGTCGCCTCGTTCTCCAGCTCCGGGTTCGCGGCGTATGCGACCGAGAGCGCGAGGGTGGTCTGCGTACCGACCTGGTCGGAGAGACAGGCGACCAGCGTAAGCGACGCCTCCCAGGCAGCTCCGCAGACGCCACGGGCGTTATCGCCGGCGGCACTCGCCATCCCCGCGCACATCGTCCCGTGGTTCGCGTCCGGGTAGTTGTCGGTTCCGCGAACGAACCGGTCACTCGCGATCCCACCTCGACTGTAATACCCCGTCGCCTCGGTAAGTGCGTCGCTGAGGTCCTCGTGGTTGACGTCGAAGCCGTTGTCGATGACAGCTATCGTCGTGTCCGTCCCACGGGTCTCACTCCACGCCATCGGCGCGTCGAGGATCGGCCACTGCCATTGTTCACCGTATCGCGGATCGTTCGGCAACCGGTCGACCCGCGGCTCGAGTGCGGTCATCGACCGCGACTCGACGTGTTCGACGAACACGGGTTCGGCGTAGACGACCTCTGGAGCCTCGGATACGCGCGCTGCTGCCTCCAGTGATCCCTTCGATTCGGAGACGAGGACCTCGAAGAGGTTCGGGGCGAACCCGAGTGTGCGGACGTACGTCACCTCGAGATCGTCGAGCATCGCCATCGCCTCGTCGGGGTCGAACTCCGGGTCGAGTTTGACGGTCAGATGGTGAGTGTCGACGAGTGGCCGGCCCTCGCCGTCGCGGTAGACTCGACCGACGAACTCCGTACCGTCCGGGGCCTCGTTCGTCTCGACCGCACGACGAACGCGCTCCGACGGCCGGACGAACACCCAGCCAGCCTCGGCGAACGGATCGACGCCACGGGCCACGGCAGCGCTCATCACCGGTGTGCCCAGATCCAGTTCCTCGACGATCTCGTCCATGTTGTCGCTCGTCCGTTCACGTCGCTCGGCGAGTCTGACCGCGAGGACGCCCGATTCCTCCTCGAGGGCTATCGTTTCCCCTCGTACGTCGTAGCTGTTTCGTGTCATGTTCTGTTACCGTTTGTATGTAGTCGTCCGCGGCCCGGAACGGACGTTGGATTCGGAGACACCCACACCGTCTGTCGACCGATGATCGTCGTCGTCCGCGGTGTCCCGCCGGCCACGCTCGTCGACCTCGTCCGAAACGAGGGTCCACGACAGAGGGATGACGGTTCCGTCCCGGCGGAGGTCTCTCTCGAGCCAGCCGGTATCGAGTTCCTCTCCGTCGGCGTGGGTCCAGACGCGGAATTCGAGGACCTGTTCGTCCAGGTATCGGGTCAGCGGGAGGGTGAACTCCACGTAGCCGGAGAGCGGTGTATCCACATCACCCCGAAGTCGAACGACGCGCGTCCCGTCCACACCGCGCAGGCGCGCCCGGACTTCGACGCTCGAGACGCCGCGGCTCGTCCGATCGAAGTCGGTGACGAAGATGACGTTCGTCGTGATGTCCTCGACGTAGATCCGACTCTCCTCAATGGTGACGGCTTCGCCGGGTCGTTCCTCATAGACCGCCACCAGCTCACTCTCGGCGTTCAGGTCGGACGACTCGACGGTTTTCGACTCCCCAGGTAGGAGTGTTCGCTCGATGTCGATCGACGTCGCGAGACGTCCGTCGTCGTACCGCTGGATGGCGGACACCGAGAGCTCGTTTCCGACGCGGTTGGTCAGTCTGACGCCGTCTGCAAGCTGATCGACCGCGACGGCGCCGCCGCGCCAAGGACCCGTCATTGCGTCAAGCTCCATCGCGATCGTCGAACTGACCGTCGTGCCGTCAGTCATCTCGAACGTCGCCCGTGCCGCTATCCCGCCCGTTTCGAGCATCGTCCGGAGGAGATGCGCGTCGTACAGACCCGTGCGCACCGCCACCTCGAGGTGATCGACGGTCTCTACGACCGTGGGTTCGTCGAAGGCTGATTCGATCGTCCACCGGTACGTAGCGCGCTCGAACACCTCGGTGGGGTACTCGAGGATCGGTTCGGGCCCTCGTTCTGGAATGTCCTCGCGCAATCGTTCTCGGAGAGCCAGCCGGACGTGCGGCGGGATATCCGCCTGCAGGCCGGCTTCGAAGATAACCTTCGATGCCTCGGGCCTGTCCACGTCGAGCGTCGCGTAGACGACAGCGGTCGGTTCGTATTCGCGGCGGGTCCCGGGCGGACGACGGCCGATACGGTAGGTTCTCGGAACGACAAGGAACCGATGAGGCTGGGCAAGCGCCCGGTAAACACGATACCGGTCGTGGCGCAACGACGAGAGTTCCTCGTACTGACGGTTACTCGTCTTGCCCAGTGCGAACGCGTCGCGACAGCCGATCGCCTCGACGCCTCTCTCCGTTCGCTCGCGATAGAGTGTCCCGACGTCGGCGCAGGGGTACGAGAGGTCAACAGCGACGCTCCGTCCGAACGTTCGGACAGCGAGGCTCGACACCGGCACCGGGAGGATGGAGACCTCGCCCGCCTCCTTGAGCGGCGGGCGAACGACGAGATCGCTCGCACCGATCGTAGGAACGGCGAGCAGACCGGACGTCACCGAACGGCCAGCAGAACGGGCACCCGCTCCTGACTGGGCGGCTTCACCGGTCGTACCCGTCCGTGTGATGGGGACGATTCCGGACCGGCCGATCCCACCGCCGGCCTCAGACGTTCCGAAACGAAGCTGGCCGAGGGTTGTGTTGAGCGTCGCCCCCTTCGGGTCGAAGAAGGTGGACGTCTCGGGTCGGGGTCCGACGACGGTTCGATCGCCGACGACCGGCGTCACCGCCGTCTTCGTCCCGATCGAGACGTCGAGATCGATCGGTACCACGTCGAGATCGATCGGTCCCGGCCAGATGGGTTCCGGTCCCACGCGCTCGTATCCCTCATAGGTGTACTCGACGACCACCCTCGAGCGACGGTCCTGAAAACCGGGGATGGCGAGGGCTCCATACGCGAGGCGGACCCACTGGTTACGAAGGTGCACCTCGACCGTGAGGCGATCTCCGTCCCGCGTGACGTCGGCGCGCAGGCGCTGCGTGCGGGGGCCATCGTCGTCCTCGTACGGTACGAGTAGGTCTGCCCGGAGGTCGTCGATCGCCACCGGATCCGCCCGTCGGTTGCCCTCCCGGTCGAGTTCCGCCGCTACTGCCTCGGGAATCGTCGCCTCCAGGTCGAAGCGCAGCGTGCCACGCAGCGCTGGTTCGCCGTCTGCGGTCGTACCGGTTCGCTCGAACGCGAACTCGAACGGACCGGTCTCCGGGTCGGCGCCGGCGGTTACCGGGATCGGTTCGAACGTCGGCGCGTACCACCGGCGACTCGCGTCCAGCGAATCCGGCCATATCGGTGGCTCGCTCCGGTTGACGACTGGAAGGCTTCGGTCCGGCACCGACGACCATTTCGACGGCAGACGCAGGTCATCGAACACGAGGTGACGGGGCCCCGACACGGCGACCGATTCCCCAGTTCGCGGGGGGAGCGACGGCCGGTCGGACGGCGAGATGAGACGTCCGACGGTGGTCACCGTCGACCCGTCCACCGCGAGTTTCGCGGATCGACCGGCGTCCCGGCTCTCACCGCCAGCGAGATCGGCGACCGCAGACCGCGTCTCGACCCGCTCGAGGATCGGCCCGAGGTCGCCGATCTCGCCTTCGCCATCGATCGCGACGGCGGAGACGTGTGCGTCGACGTCGCGTCCGTCCAACACGCCCCGAAGGACCGCTCCGAGGTTCGCCTCGAGCCGTAGCGTCCGCTCTGGCGCCGCGTCGATCGTCTCAGAGACGCGCATGGTTACCCCATCGGGCGGCCGAGCGCCGAGGAAGAACCGAACATCCGCCTCGTCGTCATCGAAACGACGCAGGACCATGGCCGACCGCTTCACGAAGAGCGCGAACGCCGCCTCGACATCGGCGACAGCCGCACCCTCGCGGTCGTTCGTACCGGTCTGGTCTTCCACGCCCTCGACGCCGATGTCGACGACGCTCCGTTCGACCATCGCCCGAAACGCCTCCCACAGCGTCACCCGGTCGTACTCGCCAGTTTCGGGGATGAGTTCCTCGAGGGTGTCAAAGATTTCACTCCACGACCCACGCAGACGGACCGTACGTGGGAGTGACGGCGGTCGATACCGCACGTCGAAACGGACCGCGAGCGGTCCGTCCCGACCGCTCAACGCGTCGAAGACCGCTAACGCGTGCTCTCGATCGAGCGTCGCTCCAAGGGACGCCGTCAGATTCGTTCCAGTCGTGATAGCGTCGTCGAGGACGTCTACTGCCGCCACGTCGGCGGTTTTCGTCGCTTCATCGGCGTCACCGGTCGCGACGAGTGAAATCTCCGCACGCGTCGCGTACAGTGGGTCGAACACGTCCGCTGTCGAACACTCCAACGTTCGGAGTGACTCAATCGTGACAGCCAGAGTGCTATCGAACCGGAGCACGGCACGCTCGACGAGCGGTCGGATCGACTCCTCGTGCGGGCGTGGCCGGCGTTCGAGCAACAGGGTAAGCGAGAGGACCGGCCGCCCCTCGACATCGCTCGCGATCGCCGGTCGCTCA
This region of Halalkalicoccus sp. CGA53 genomic DNA includes:
- a CDS encoding helix-turn-helix domain-containing protein, whose protein sequence is MSVVAEFTVPAEALPGGDALVEMPDVRIEIERIVPTQEAALPFFWVWGEQPERFMERAGMEPNVADVDLLERFDGGALFRAEWSPEAELIEGIKRLNATIIEATGTSDHWRFEVRTQDPEAFTSFQEVFEQQGISVHLQRLYDLAELVEGDTQPVTPKQRETLLTAYREGYYDNPREISQAELGAHFGISNRAVSDRLRRGTRNLIAMRLFESSDI
- a CDS encoding tyrosinase family protein — protein: MTNRKNVRELTRVEKEDFIRAVWALKESGEYAKYVRWHVEGVMNPTLAPGETVPPGTSGANFRNSAHRGPAFLPWHREFLRRFEQDLQSEVPGVMLPYWDWTEDVELSDPASNTFGWSQDLEELIGGDGDPEDNDYVNTGPFAYRPSESDERSWTIIDHDINEIDEGLRRTLGRDRFFERTDVDPLLPSPGSVRGDSSNPGLLEIVPYDRSKRREPDPFQWNASSYPSFRNVLEGFRDEYGDPTPAFHNLVHIWVGGSMSDHTSPNDPVFFLHHCFVDKLWAQWQRKHPRKGYVPASGDDVPPGHGLNDPMRPWNTPADTVTPSNVLDHRSLGYRYTSRRFV
- a CDS encoding S8 family peptidase, translated to MTRNSYDVRGETIALEEESGVLAVRLAERRERTSDNMDEIVEELDLGTPVMSAAVARGVDPFAEAGWVFVRPSERVRRAVETNEAPDGTEFVGRVYRDGEGRPLVDTHHLTVKLDPEFDPDEAMAMLDDLEVTYVRTLGFAPNLFEVLVSESKGSLEAAARVSEAPEVVYAEPVFVEHVESRSMTALEPRVDRLPNDPRYGEQWQWPILDAPMAWSETRGTDTTIAVIDNGFDVNHEDLSDALTEATGYYSRGGIASDRFVRGTDNYPDANHGTMCAGMASAAGDNARGVCGAAWEASLTLVACLSDQVGTQTTLALSVAYAANPELENEATNAGLDASDGADVVVCSLGPSTGASWTMHSVLMDAIDSVVERGRGGLGAPVFWAVSNGNVPIEGPGGTDQVAAHANTIAVGRSNESDSEDGSAYGAALDLLAPGTRVLSTGSDDRYQIGTGTSYAAPCAAGVAALVIDADPDLGWEDVLWTMIDTCDDIGNVGEGHHDRYGFGRINAGAAVEEVVGGQVASRPSIVGPSTADAGADPPRFRVDLAGFTHYQVEFATRPELFHGENHGDERRSSNFFPMYGQESVVRQTLAEYVPSRAVWERLRKDGTSRIHYRVFTAYGETGWHHWDASIYDEEYAEAPSVRIVDEESRNGDGEAPLIEASVGAGGENRFEDVRALRDRLRALGFDWLETGSRVDAELRRTINLVQSIVAGRRQVRGDGRVDVPGPTYAWLTSANPPRWQRMPVGSRDGPEGFYNVEVAEQHWDDHEYGTSWLAATLESAGRRYQESYRSRVDRAAPITVNDASPRRGGDTPDHSGHETGLCVDLRLPRTDGTAPGMTTFRHPHYDREAMRAMVRAISEEPLLHRVLFNDPELIAEGLSTRAPGHDNHVHVEISPPERHGDGREVTEPVELEKGEVVSP